In Carnobacterium sp. CP1, the following are encoded in one genomic region:
- a CDS encoding trimeric intracellular cation channel family protein — protein MGTWEVFLIIGTISFALQGGLIAMEKKYDLFGVYLFGILTAFGGGAIRNTLIDAPDYELWKQGSLFYSAVIAITLILLFPKPFLASRELWGNFLDAVGLIAFSIHGATVAVKLDLPVSAVVVSALLTATGGGVMRDLLSQRQPIVLGEVVYGLWVCLIGLIIGMGWATETWHLYLLFIVFTVLRVLSYLYDWKVPVRRYSE, from the coding sequence ATGGGAACGTGGGAAGTTTTTTTAATTATTGGTACCATTTCATTCGCACTGCAAGGCGGATTGATTGCTATGGAGAAAAAATATGATTTATTTGGCGTTTATTTATTTGGGATCTTAACGGCTTTTGGCGGCGGAGCTATCCGGAATACATTGATTGATGCCCCAGATTATGAATTGTGGAAACAAGGGTCGCTTTTTTATAGTGCTGTTATTGCCATCACCTTGATTTTACTGTTTCCTAAACCTTTTCTAGCAAGCAGAGAACTATGGGGCAATTTTTTAGATGCTGTTGGTTTAATAGCTTTTTCAATCCATGGTGCAACGGTTGCTGTAAAATTAGATTTGCCGGTAAGTGCTGTGGTCGTCTCTGCGTTATTAACAGCTACTGGTGGTGGAGTTATGCGAGACTTGCTTTCGCAAAGGCAGCCGATTGTATTAGGAGAAGTGGTTTACGGCTTATGGGTGTGTCTGATCGGTTTGATTATCGGAATGGGATGGGCGACGGAAACATGGCATTTGTATTTGTTGTTTATCGTTTTTACGGT
- a CDS encoding chromate transporter — protein MKKDKQFYWTLFLSTFTLSAFTFGGGYVIVPLMQKRFVKELKWIDEEEMLDLVAIGQSAPGPIAVNTSIIIGYRMAGIPGALLATFGTVLPPLIIITIISYFYIAFRDNPLINALLFGMQAGVAAVIVDVVINMSSAIIKAKYVLPIVVMILAFIATAIFDVNIILILFICGLIGAYTTYRVNLLAKKEEK, from the coding sequence TTGAAAAAAGACAAGCAATTTTATTGGACTTTATTTTTATCCACATTTACGTTAAGTGCGTTTACTTTCGGTGGAGGTTACGTCATTGTTCCTTTAATGCAAAAACGATTTGTTAAAGAATTAAAGTGGATAGACGAAGAAGAAATGCTGGATTTAGTGGCTATCGGACAATCCGCACCGGGGCCGATCGCTGTGAATACCTCCATCATTATCGGGTATCGTATGGCCGGAATTCCTGGAGCTCTTTTAGCAACATTTGGAACGGTTCTGCCCCCTTTGATCATCATTACCATTATTTCTTACTTTTACATTGCTTTCCGCGATAACCCCCTTATCAATGCTCTTTTATTTGGAATGCAAGCTGGAGTAGCTGCCGTTATCGTGGATGTGGTCATCAATATGAGTTCTGCTATTATTAAAGCCAAATATGTTTTGCCCATTGTTGTTATGATTTTAGCTTTTATCGCTACAGCTATCTTCGATGTTAACATTATCCTTATCTTATTCATTTGCGGCTTGATTGGTGCTTATACGACTTACCGCGTCAACCTTCTAGCTAAAAAGGAGGAGAAGTAA
- a CDS encoding chromate transporter: MIYLQLFWSFFQVGLFSFGGGYAALPLIQEQVIEVHPWLSSTEFIDILTISQMTPGPIAINASTFVGTKIAGLPGALIATIGCVTPSAILVLTLATLYYKYKGLSMVQGVIKGLRPAVVALIASAGLSILLTALFNKETFPVQFADLNWVALVLFLLSLFILRKFKLNPIYIMLFAGFLGVLLHLFTPLV, from the coding sequence TTGATTTATTTGCAATTATTTTGGAGTTTCTTTCAAGTTGGACTGTTTAGTTTTGGTGGCGGATATGCTGCGCTTCCTCTTATTCAAGAGCAAGTGATCGAAGTCCACCCGTGGCTCTCTTCAACTGAATTTATTGATATTTTGACTATTTCACAAATGACGCCTGGTCCGATCGCGATCAATGCCTCAACTTTTGTCGGAACAAAAATAGCGGGACTTCCCGGAGCTTTAATTGCCACAATCGGTTGTGTGACGCCTTCTGCTATCCTCGTCTTGACTTTAGCTACTCTGTATTACAAATACAAAGGACTGAGTATGGTACAAGGCGTTATTAAAGGATTACGGCCAGCTGTCGTTGCTTTGATTGCTTCCGCAGGTCTGTCTATCTTATTGACTGCTTTGTTCAATAAAGAAACATTTCCGGTTCAGTTTGCTGATTTAAATTGGGTTGCATTGGTTTTATTTTTATTAAGTTTGTTTATTTTAAGAAAATTCAAATTGAACCCTATTTACATTATGCTATTCGCCGGATTTTTAGGAGTGCTTTTACACCTCTTCACTCCGCTTGTTTAA
- a CDS encoding ABC transporter permease, protein MHKKIPYIILAPGFILLFVFLILPLISIIWPTFYDGGLSFSSYLSFFKDPYNVGIFVRTVRVSLIVTLICILFGVPAAYYIARSPKKWRSLLMSMTLFPLLTNSVVRSFAWINILGKNGVLNMILLKFNLINEPLTFLYTEFSIIIGSIYLFLPLMIITLVGIIENIDTEITEAAETLGASPLTAFTKVILPLAIPGIIVGSILVFTGTLTAYTTPQLLGGNKKMMLSTFLYQNAMTLGNWKDASVIALIMIITTLLVMKVFNGIAALLDKRGETHA, encoded by the coding sequence ATGCATAAAAAAATCCCGTATATCATTTTAGCACCGGGATTTATTCTCTTGTTCGTCTTTTTAATTCTTCCATTGATTTCTATCATTTGGCCGACTTTTTATGACGGCGGTTTATCGTTCAGTTCTTATTTATCTTTTTTTAAAGACCCCTATAACGTAGGAATCTTTGTTCGAACCGTACGAGTTTCACTTATTGTGACCTTGATTTGTATTTTGTTTGGGGTTCCAGCAGCTTATTATATCGCTCGCAGTCCTAAAAAGTGGCGCAGCTTGTTGATGTCGATGACTCTTTTCCCTTTATTAACCAATTCTGTTGTGCGAAGTTTTGCTTGGATCAATATTCTAGGTAAAAATGGGGTTTTAAATATGATACTCTTAAAATTTAACCTTATCAATGAACCACTCACTTTCTTGTATACAGAATTTTCTATTATTATCGGCTCTATTTATTTATTTTTGCCTCTAATGATCATCACTTTAGTCGGCATCATTGAGAATATTGATACTGAAATAACAGAAGCCGCGGAAACATTAGGAGCCAGTCCGCTGACAGCTTTCACGAAAGTCATTTTACCCTTAGCTATTCCAGGAATTATTGTTGGCAGTATTTTAGTCTTTACTGGGACTTTGACCGCTTATACAACTCCTCAATTATTAGGCGGAAACAAAAAAATGATGTTGTCTACGTTCCTTTACCAAAATGCTATGACCCTTGGAAATTGGAAAGATGCAAGCGTCATAGCGTTAATTATGATCATCACCACTCTCTTAGTTATGAAAGTTTTCAATGGTATTGCTGCATTGTTAGATAAACGAGGTGAAACACATGCGTAA
- a CDS encoding ABC transporter permease gives MRKKTGLTALVAFIFAFLFIPLIIIVVTSFGENPSIQFPIEGFTFKWYTAIFANGTFTASFFLSLQLSLMATGLALIVGIPAAYALARYSVRGRKWIKSFFLSPTIVPGVVVGYSLFQFIVIRWQLPVFQGLLLGHFLISLPYIIRVVGGSLEQLDFSIEEVAWTLGCTKITAFIKIVLPNITSGIFASFMLAFINSFNNIPVSQFLSGPGISTLPTSLMNYIEYNYDPTVSALSVLLMIGTILLMYLIEKTLGLASVT, from the coding sequence ATGCGTAAAAAAACAGGTTTGACTGCTTTAGTGGCTTTTATTTTTGCTTTTCTTTTTATTCCATTAATCATTATTGTTGTTACTTCATTTGGAGAAAACCCCTCTATCCAATTCCCTATTGAAGGGTTTACTTTCAAATGGTATACGGCTATTTTTGCCAATGGAACATTTACGGCTAGTTTCTTTTTAAGTCTACAACTATCTCTAATGGCTACTGGACTCGCTTTGATCGTGGGTATTCCTGCAGCTTACGCCTTGGCTCGTTACTCTGTTCGAGGGCGTAAATGGATCAAAAGTTTCTTTCTTTCGCCAACCATTGTTCCAGGAGTCGTTGTTGGCTACTCTCTTTTTCAATTCATTGTCATTCGCTGGCAACTGCCCGTTTTTCAAGGGTTATTGTTAGGACATTTCCTGATCAGTTTGCCTTATATTATCCGTGTAGTGGGAGGCAGTTTGGAACAGCTAGATTTTTCTATCGAAGAAGTAGCATGGACATTAGGCTGTACTAAAATCACTGCATTTATCAAAATCGTGTTGCCGAATATTACTTCAGGTATTTTCGCTTCCTTCATGTTAGCTTTCATTAACTCTTTTAACAACATTCCAGTTTCTCAGTTTTTGTCAGGTCCAGGAATCTCTACATTACCGACGTCTTTAATGAATTATATTGAATACAACTACGATCCAACTGTTTCGGCTTTATCTGTTCTTTTAATGATCGGCACGATTTTGTTGATGTATTTGATTGAAAAGACATTAGGTCTTGCGAGCGTTACCTAA
- a CDS encoding ABC transporter ATP-binding protein: MSFVELKDIRVSYDGKDNILKDLNLSLEKGELVSLLGPSGCGKTTTLRVIAGLIEPNDGSFIVDQAELTKVPVHKRNFGMVFQSYALFPHLTIKENVGFGLKLRKEKKAVIEQKVMDMLEVTGLAELSDRYPKQLSGGQRQRVALARALVIEPKLLLLDEPLSNLDAKLRINMRIEIKRIQRQLGITTVFVTHDQEECFSISDKVAVMNKGVIEQYDTPEVIYNHPKSEFVARFIGFENFFDLHKYDGQTYTTNDGSLFHSSRQWEKNKQTGTIRPEDIGILPTQNHPPENTVLGTVLVRTFLGKSYQYEVETAFGKLLVNGTHTIPYQAGDTLLLHIPEDKLILV, encoded by the coding sequence ATGTCATTCGTTGAATTAAAAGATATTCGGGTTAGTTACGATGGAAAAGACAATATTTTAAAAGATTTAAACCTTTCTTTGGAAAAAGGAGAACTGGTTTCTCTTTTGGGGCCTTCAGGATGTGGTAAAACAACAACTCTTCGGGTTATCGCCGGATTAATCGAGCCTAATGATGGCAGTTTCATTGTTGATCAGGCTGAATTGACTAAAGTTCCTGTTCATAAAAGGAATTTTGGCATGGTTTTTCAAAGTTATGCTCTTTTTCCACACCTTACGATTAAAGAAAATGTTGGTTTCGGTTTAAAACTGCGGAAAGAAAAAAAAGCCGTTATTGAACAAAAAGTAATGGACATGTTAGAAGTAACCGGCTTAGCAGAGCTTTCCGACCGTTACCCCAAACAATTATCGGGCGGCCAAAGACAACGTGTTGCCTTGGCTCGTGCTCTCGTTATCGAACCAAAACTATTGTTGCTGGATGAGCCCTTAAGCAATTTAGATGCTAAATTACGAATCAACATGCGCATCGAGATCAAACGCATTCAGCGACAATTAGGGATCACAACGGTTTTCGTTACTCATGATCAAGAAGAATGTTTTTCGATTTCTGATAAAGTGGCTGTCATGAATAAAGGCGTCATCGAGCAATACGATACACCAGAAGTTATTTACAACCATCCAAAATCTGAATTTGTCGCACGCTTTATTGGGTTTGAAAATTTCTTTGATTTACATAAATACGATGGTCAAACTTATACAACCAATGACGGCAGTCTTTTTCACAGCTCTCGCCAATGGGAAAAAAACAAACAAACCGGCACGATTCGACCTGAAGACATTGGCATTTTGCCTACGCAAAACCATCCGCCGGAAAATACGGTCCTCGGCACAGTTTTAGTTCGAACCTTTTTAGGAAAAAGCTACCAATATGAAGTTGAAACAGCATTCGGAAAGTTATTAGTGAATGGCACACATACCATTCCTTATCAAGCAGGAGACACTCTGCTGCTTCACATACCTGAAGACAAATTGATACTGGTCTAA
- a CDS encoding ABC transporter substrate-binding protein: MKKKWSLVGLTFLSVGLLAACSNNESADNKSKELVVSTFALSEDIIEADIIKPFEEAHDVKIVMETGTSSERYTKFENNPNSTVDVIELSQSNAAKGYEKGLFAEIDAEKVPNMDELSEKAKELSADGSGPATTVNSIGIIYNEEAAGMKIENWSDLWDPSLAGKISIPDITTTYGPAMMYVANDYKKADIETDKGKGAFKGLTELAPNVLKTYSKSSDLANLFQSGEIVAAVVGDFAYPLISQANPTVQYVFPESGTYANYNTINVNTNSKNKELAYEFINWRISQELQEKTAESLNEAPTNTSVVLDEETAQHKTYGEVAERTTSLNFDFVNANLADWISEWNHTLNQ, from the coding sequence ATGAAGAAAAAATGGAGTTTAGTAGGGTTAACGTTTTTGAGTGTAGGTTTGCTGGCTGCTTGCAGCAACAACGAGAGCGCAGATAACAAATCAAAAGAATTGGTAGTCTCAACATTTGCTTTAAGCGAAGATATTATTGAAGCCGATATTATAAAACCTTTTGAAGAAGCACACGACGTAAAAATCGTTATGGAAACTGGAACCAGCTCAGAGCGGTATACAAAATTTGAAAACAATCCGAATTCAACAGTAGATGTAATCGAATTGTCGCAATCCAATGCTGCTAAAGGCTATGAAAAAGGGCTGTTTGCTGAAATCGATGCTGAAAAAGTTCCAAATATGGACGAATTAAGTGAAAAGGCAAAAGAACTATCGGCAGATGGTTCTGGTCCGGCAACGACCGTCAATAGTATCGGCATCATTTACAATGAAGAAGCAGCTGGTATGAAAATCGAGAATTGGTCAGATTTATGGGACCCTTCACTAGCAGGAAAAATATCTATTCCAGATATCACGACTACTTATGGACCCGCCATGATGTATGTAGCAAATGATTACAAAAAAGCAGACATTGAAACAGATAAAGGCAAAGGAGCTTTTAAAGGCTTAACTGAATTAGCACCGAATGTTTTAAAAACGTATAGCAAGTCTTCCGATTTAGCGAATTTATTCCAATCTGGTGAAATTGTAGCGGCAGTAGTCGGAGACTTTGCTTACCCGCTGATTTCTCAAGCGAATCCAACTGTTCAATATGTTTTTCCAGAATCCGGTACGTACGCTAACTACAATACGATCAACGTGAATACTAACTCGAAAAACAAAGAATTGGCTTATGAGTTTATCAACTGGAGAATTAGCCAAGAGTTGCAAGAAAAAACAGCTGAGTCGCTAAACGAAGCTCCTACGAATACTTCTGTTGTCTTAGATGAAGAAACAGCTCAACACAAAACATATGGTGAAGTTGCTGAGCGCACAACATCCCTCAATTTTGATTTCGTTAATGCTAATCTAGCAGACTGGATCAGTGAATGGAACCACACACTAAATCAATAA